A window of Caldisericum sp. genomic DNA:
AGAATACCACACAACACCAAAAAGACATCCATGCGCAAAAAACCAAAAAATAACACTATACTATACACAGAGGTATACCACTAAAATATTTGTAGAAGAGTTTTAGAAAATAAAAATCCGCAAATCTTTTCAATGTTAACTTTTACACAAAATACATAGACAAATCATTTCACCAATAAATCCCCTTCACTTGATCTTGTCAAAGTATTAGCTTCTGCGCCTCCTCAAAGATGCGGTCAGTGTTCCAATACTGCCAAATGCCCCAGCGACCGAACGGAACCACCCCCATCTCCCTCAAGAAACGCTCCAAATTACCTACGTCGCTGGAATGACTCAGCGTGTAAATGGGGTACCCGTACTCGTGAAGCCAACCAGTAACGACGTCAACCTCGCCTTCCCTCAGCTCGCCGAGCTCGACTAAGCCCTGTACAACCTCATGCTTCAACCCCTCAAGGTCCACCTTCTGTCCGCGCTGAACAGTGATCTCAGCAATAAGCGCCGACCTCCCAGGAGGAGCGTCTTCGCCGTAGTTTGAGATCCAAGCATAACGGTGGAAGGGGTAACGCTTGTCTGGCACATAAATCCAGTGGCGTTGCGGGGCATCGCGACGCAACCCGACACCCACGACCACCACCGAGTTGTAGTCAAGCCGTCTAGCAACCTTGAATGCCTCCTCTGGCAGACTGAAGATCTGTGGTGCTTCATTTAGGGGGAGCGTGCTGACTACGCGGTCGGCCTTAAAGCGATCATTTATCAGGAACTCGCCTCCGACCCGCTTCACCTCAACCACCCGCTCCCGCAGGAATCTAACGCCCAGCGCTTCAGCGCGTCTGTACGCGGCCTCCCACTGCTTCACGATACCCCCTCTCCTCGGGTAGTAGAAGACCGACTGCTCCCGGTAACCCACCGTGGGGATACCTGCCACCGCCTTCACAATTTCGTCAAGGGAAGGCAGGGGTAGACGACCGGGGATGTAAACCCAATCCGCAGAAATTTGATCAAGAGACCGCTTCCAGATCTTCTCGTTATAGGGGATAAGGTAGTCCTCAGCCACCTCGCGCCCAAAGG
This region includes:
- a CDS encoding FAD-dependent oxidoreductase, with the protein product MVAIHVKSLYPSADVICVDLDFGGGLLRSEVVGSYLFDVGGSHVVFSRRRDVLEGILSLGGEWVSRGRASFVLLNGTFVPYPFENGIYALPPEKRARYGLSLIRALIEQRDERPRNFREWLLRTFGREVAEDYLIPYNEKIWKRSLDQISADWVYIPGRLPLPSLDEIVKAVAGIPTVGYREQSVFYYPRRGGIVKQWEAAYRRAEALGVRFLRERVVEVKRVGGEFLINDRFKADRVVSTLPLNEAPQIFSLPEEAFKVARRLDYNSVVVVGVGLRRDAPQRHWIYVPDKRYPFHRYAWISNYGEDAPPGRSALIAEITVQRGQKVDLEGLKHEVVQGLVELGELREGEVDVVTGWLHEYGYPIYTLSHSSDVGNLERFLREMGVVPFGRWGIWQYWNTDRIFEEAQKLIL